Proteins encoded in a region of the Blastococcus sp. Marseille-P5729 genome:
- a CDS encoding Lsr2 family protein translates to MARKTIVIDDLDGSEDAREVTFSLDGETWRIDLAEHNRQRLRAALGEFIEAGVKVGGARLLSTSGRSGAASSSAGETGAIREWARANGYDVNDRGRVPAAIVEAYEAATG, encoded by the coding sequence ATGGCCCGCAAGACCATCGTCATCGACGATCTCGACGGCAGCGAGGACGCCCGCGAGGTGACCTTCTCGCTGGACGGCGAGACCTGGCGGATCGACCTCGCCGAGCACAACCGGCAGCGGCTGCGGGCCGCGCTCGGCGAGTTCATCGAGGCAGGAGTAAAGGTCGGCGGTGCGCGCTTGCTCTCGACGTCCGGCCGGTCGGGCGCAGCCTCGTCGTCCGCCGGGGAGACGGGCGCGATCCGCGAGTGGGCCCGCGCCAACGGCTACGACGTCAACGACCGCGGGCGGGTCCCCGCCGCGATCGTCGAGGCCTACGAAGCCGCCACCGGTTAA
- a CDS encoding gamma carbonic anhydrase family protein has translation MPLYEFEGTSPTIHETAFIAPTASVIGDVTIEEGASVWYGTVLRADFGPIWIRRGANVQDNSTLHGGPDGVEIGEGATVGHNCVVHGARVGKEALIGNGAIVLDGAVIGDGTLVAAGAVVTPSTEIPSDRLWVGAPAKDKGEISGWPKQWATSNQQTYRDLAQRHKSTVTEVEN, from the coding sequence ATGCCGTTGTACGAGTTCGAAGGCACGTCGCCGACCATTCACGAGACCGCGTTCATCGCCCCGACCGCGAGCGTGATCGGGGATGTGACCATCGAGGAGGGCGCCTCGGTCTGGTACGGCACCGTCCTGCGAGCCGACTTCGGCCCGATCTGGATCCGCCGCGGCGCCAACGTGCAGGACAACTCGACGCTGCACGGCGGCCCGGACGGCGTGGAGATCGGCGAGGGCGCCACCGTCGGGCACAACTGCGTCGTCCACGGCGCCCGCGTGGGCAAGGAGGCGCTGATCGGCAACGGAGCGATCGTGCTGGACGGCGCCGTGATCGGCGACGGCACCCTGGTCGCCGCCGGAGCAGTCGTCACGCCGAGCACCGAGATCCCATCGGACCGGCTGTGGGTCGGCGCGCCTGCGAAGGACAAGGGCGAGATCAGCGGCTGGCCGAAGCAGTGGGCGACCAGCAACCAGCAGACCTACCGCGACCTCGCGCAGCGGCACAAGTCCACGGTCACCGAGGTCGAGAACTAG
- a CDS encoding crotonase/enoyl-CoA hydratase family protein: protein MTDYSDITYDVTDGIATITLNRPDRLNAFTGDMARELISAFKAADADDAVRVVIVTGAGRGFCAGADLERGGSTFDNQDEARAEERKDFGTIAGVPRDGGGAVTMTIAACRKPVIAAINGPAVGIGITMTLPMDIRLAAESAKFGFVFARRGIVPEAGSSWFLPRIVGISQAMEWVATGRVFRPDEALAGRLVSRVLPDDELLPKAREIAREIADNTSAISVSLARQMMWSMLSADSPWDGHRLDSTAMFHVGSGKDVAEGVQSFLEKRPPAFPAKVSLDYPAVVEPRWPARPDDVDSDL from the coding sequence ATGACTGACTACTCCGACATCACCTACGACGTCACCGACGGCATCGCGACCATCACCCTCAATCGGCCCGACCGGCTCAACGCCTTCACCGGTGACATGGCGCGGGAGCTGATCTCGGCGTTCAAGGCGGCCGACGCGGACGACGCCGTACGGGTCGTCATCGTGACCGGGGCGGGCCGCGGGTTCTGCGCCGGCGCCGACCTGGAACGCGGTGGGTCGACCTTCGACAACCAGGATGAGGCCCGCGCCGAGGAGCGCAAGGACTTCGGGACCATTGCCGGGGTCCCGCGGGACGGCGGTGGCGCGGTCACCATGACGATCGCCGCCTGCCGCAAGCCGGTCATCGCCGCGATCAACGGTCCCGCGGTCGGCATCGGCATCACGATGACCCTCCCGATGGACATCCGGCTCGCGGCCGAGTCGGCGAAGTTCGGGTTCGTGTTCGCCCGTCGCGGCATCGTTCCCGAGGCCGGGTCGAGCTGGTTCCTGCCGCGTATCGTCGGCATCTCCCAGGCCATGGAGTGGGTGGCCACCGGGCGGGTGTTCAGGCCAGACGAGGCGCTGGCCGGCCGCCTGGTCTCGCGGGTGCTGCCGGACGACGAGCTGCTGCCGAAGGCTCGGGAGATCGCCCGCGAGATCGCGGACAACACCTCGGCGATCTCAGTGTCGTTGGCCCGGCAGATGATGTGGTCGATGCTGAGCGCTGACTCTCCGTGGGACGGCCACCGCCTGGACTCGACCGCCATGTTCCACGTCGGCTCCGGCAAGGATGTCGCCGAGGGGGTCCAGTCCTTCCTGGAGAAGCGCCCTCCGGCCTTCCCGGCGAAGGTGTCGCTGGACTACCCCGCCGTCGTCGAGCCGCGGTGGCCGGCTCGACCGGACGACGTCGACTCCGACCTCTAA
- a CDS encoding N-acetyltransferase, whose product MGRSCHVPAARGGGLARRLIDSGIARADAENRPIRLETNNERNVALYEYLGFEMVGHLDTPGLIPRWCFRRDPPSA is encoded by the coding sequence ATGGGGCGATCCTGCCATGTGCCGGCGGCACGAGGTGGCGGGCTGGCGCGACGCCTGATCGACTCCGGTATCGCCCGGGCGGACGCCGAGAACCGTCCGATACGGCTGGAGACCAACAATGAGCGCAATGTGGCTCTGTACGAGTACCTCGGCTTCGAGATGGTCGGCCACCTCGACACCCCTGGGCTGATCCCGCGGTGGTGCTTCCGGCGCGATCCTCCCTCGGCTTGA
- a CDS encoding DNA polymerase IV — MPAKTRDFSYLLHVDLDQFQVAVERQRDPSLHEKVVIVGGNGDPTEPRKVVTCASYEARALGVHAGMPLRSAHRKAPDAVWLPTDHKTYDDWSARVMSTLRAIAPAVEIWGWDEAFAGCEDDPVQLASQVRAAIADSTGLSCAVGISDNKQRAKMATGFAKQSIERVFVLDEHNWLPLMGDRPCIDLWSVGPRISRRLAALGVHRVHDLIATDREDLVAAFGTHQGNWLYVLARGWGDRSIVVEPEAAKSHSKVETFPHDLVEPAEMRRELSRLTAELREQVVAEGREVFRVAVTVRTASFWTRTKSRKLPEPTTDLAVLEPAVLALLEKFELDRPVRLLGPRFDLVPLD, encoded by the coding sequence ATGCCCGCGAAGACACGGGACTTCTCGTACCTCCTCCACGTCGACCTGGACCAGTTCCAGGTCGCGGTCGAGCGCCAGCGTGACCCCTCGCTGCACGAGAAGGTGGTGATCGTCGGCGGCAACGGCGATCCGACGGAGCCGCGCAAGGTCGTCACCTGCGCGTCGTACGAGGCGCGGGCACTCGGCGTCCACGCCGGCATGCCGCTGCGCAGCGCACACCGCAAGGCGCCGGACGCCGTCTGGCTGCCCACCGACCACAAGACGTACGACGACTGGTCGGCCCGGGTGATGTCCACGCTGCGCGCAATCGCACCGGCCGTCGAGATCTGGGGCTGGGACGAGGCCTTCGCGGGCTGCGAGGACGACCCGGTGCAGCTGGCTTCCCAGGTGCGAGCCGCGATCGCCGACAGCACTGGGCTTTCGTGCGCGGTCGGCATCAGCGACAACAAGCAGCGCGCCAAGATGGCAACCGGTTTCGCGAAGCAGTCGATCGAGCGGGTGTTCGTGCTCGACGAGCACAACTGGCTGCCTCTCATGGGTGATCGGCCCTGCATCGACCTGTGGAGCGTCGGGCCGCGGATCTCCCGGCGGTTGGCTGCCCTCGGCGTCCACAGGGTTCACGACCTGATCGCCACCGACCGCGAGGACCTGGTGGCCGCCTTCGGCACACACCAGGGGAACTGGCTGTACGTCCTCGCTCGCGGCTGGGGTGATCGCAGCATCGTCGTCGAGCCGGAGGCGGCGAAGTCGCACAGCAAGGTCGAGACCTTCCCCCACGACCTGGTGGAGCCCGCGGAGATGCGCCGCGAGCTGTCGCGCCTCACCGCCGAGCTGCGCGAGCAGGTCGTTGCCGAGGGCCGTGAGGTGTTCCGCGTCGCAGTGACGGTCCGGACGGCGTCCTTCTGGACCCGCACCAAGTCGCGCAAGCTTCCAGAGCCGACGACCGACCTCGCCGTCCTCGAACCCGCCGTCCTGGCGCTCCTGGAGAAGTTCGAGCTGGACCGGCCGGTGCGGCTGCTCGGGCCCCGCTTCGACCTGGTCCCGCTCGACTGA